In the Flavobacterium acetivorans genome, one interval contains:
- a CDS encoding site-specific integrase: MKTTIIVLFYLRRSKVNAQGRMPIFQRITVDGRRFDISTGHYVEESKWSVNSSRMKGNSEETRTINSQLEMMRAKVYETEKRLFMRESEINFETFKNEYQGKKERSRLLIPIFEEHNRKIKELIGLEYAAGTLERYETSLKHTQDFLNWKYKLSDISIDKIDHAFIMEYEFYLRSERKCANNTAVKYIKNFHKIINQCLANGWLNKDPFVNYKSKVKEVVREFLSEDEIEEMIKKEFVSERLDLVRDIFVFSCFTGLAYIDVKQLTKNNISLGIDGDNWIFKNRQKTDTTSKIPLLPTAQLIIDKYANDPVCKNENRLLPILSNQKMNAYLKEIADVCGIKKELTFHIARHTFATTVTLSNGVPLETVSKMLGHTNLKTTQHYAKILDKKISDDMMILKSKLKAPFNKKTAS; the protein is encoded by the coding sequence ATGAAAACTACAATCATTGTACTCTTCTACCTTAGAAGATCAAAAGTCAATGCTCAAGGGCGAATGCCAATTTTCCAACGAATAACTGTAGACGGTCGACGTTTTGACATCAGTACCGGACATTATGTTGAAGAATCGAAATGGTCGGTAAATTCGAGCAGAATGAAAGGCAACTCAGAAGAGACCCGAACAATAAACAGCCAGCTCGAAATGATGAGAGCGAAGGTTTACGAAACCGAGAAACGTCTTTTTATGAGGGAATCTGAAATCAACTTTGAAACATTCAAAAACGAATACCAAGGCAAAAAAGAACGATCTCGTCTTCTGATTCCAATTTTTGAAGAGCACAACCGAAAAATAAAAGAACTAATCGGACTGGAATATGCTGCCGGAACATTAGAACGTTATGAAACCTCTTTGAAGCATACCCAGGATTTTTTGAATTGGAAATACAAGCTCAGTGATATCAGCATCGATAAAATCGACCATGCCTTTATCATGGAATACGAATTCTATCTGCGTAGCGAACGAAAATGTGCCAACAATACCGCGGTCAAATACATCAAGAACTTCCACAAGATTATCAATCAATGTTTGGCCAACGGTTGGCTCAACAAAGATCCTTTTGTCAATTACAAAAGCAAGGTCAAAGAAGTCGTTCGGGAATTTTTGAGCGAGGACGAAATAGAGGAGATGATCAAAAAAGAGTTTGTGTCCGAGCGCTTGGATTTGGTCCGTGATATATTTGTTTTCAGCTGCTTTACCGGTCTAGCCTATATTGACGTGAAGCAACTCACCAAAAACAATATCAGTCTGGGAATCGATGGCGACAACTGGATTTTTAAAAACCGCCAAAAGACCGACACAACTTCAAAAATCCCACTATTGCCAACAGCGCAGCTGATAATCGATAAATATGCCAATGATCCCGTCTGTAAAAACGAGAACCGACTGCTTCCGATTCTGAGCAATCAAAAGATGAATGCCTACCTTAAAGAAATCGCCGATGTTTGCGGAATCAAAAAAGAATTGACCTTCCACATTGCCCGGCATACTTTTGCCACTACCGTGACGCTCTCCAATGGCGTGCCACTGGAAACTGTGAGTAAAATGTTGGGACATACAAACCTGAAAACAACCCAGCATTACGCCAAAATCCTTGACAAAAAAATCAGCGATGATATGATGATTTTGAAATCAAAACTCAAAGCTCCATTCAACAAAAAAACCGCATCTTAA
- a CDS encoding RteC domain-containing protein has product MNCTYEVFFNELEKEFTRLEDSETEPLLQAQTVLSFLEEKLKLLNKWLKYHVFETPEEEIYFFKFLKPSFVSKIIFYKSVLKTESHVPINKKEKLKYFNRSLKKIHDLTVENHIFYTYFRTASSFKDNDYFIRKTYKDIIQDDLMLLNFDSKISTSHDYLMAQMLSAATLTKYFEERIDQIQNKASFYPIKTYQWGGTQTDFVEIVYVLHYFRVINNGNLCIKEFAINLGKFLNVEINANKVYDTFQKIKGRKTDPTKFLSKAIENFCKKISEEPFRK; this is encoded by the coding sequence ATGAATTGTACTTATGAAGTATTTTTTAATGAATTAGAAAAGGAATTTACCCGACTTGAAGATTCCGAAACAGAACCGCTTCTTCAGGCACAAACAGTACTGAGCTTTTTAGAGGAAAAACTCAAACTGCTTAATAAATGGCTTAAATATCATGTTTTTGAAACCCCTGAAGAGGAAATCTATTTCTTTAAATTCTTGAAACCTTCTTTCGTATCTAAAATCATTTTTTATAAATCAGTACTTAAAACAGAATCACATGTTCCTATCAACAAAAAGGAAAAACTAAAATATTTCAACAGATCATTGAAAAAAATTCATGATTTAACGGTCGAAAATCACATCTTTTACACTTATTTCAGAACCGCTTCATCATTTAAGGATAATGATTATTTTATCCGGAAAACCTATAAGGACATAATTCAGGACGATCTGATGCTTTTAAATTTCGATTCTAAAATATCCACCTCCCATGATTATCTGATGGCTCAAATGCTATCGGCGGCAACCTTGACAAAATATTTCGAAGAAAGAATCGATCAAATTCAAAATAAGGCAAGCTTTTATCCGATAAAAACCTATCAATGGGGTGGTACCCAGACTGATTTCGTGGAGATTGTCTATGTGCTGCACTATTTTCGTGTCATAAATAACGGAAATCTATGCATAAAGGAATTTGCCATTAATCTGGGCAAATTTTTAAATGTTGAGATAAACGCTAATAAAGTTTACGATACCTTTCAAAAAATTAAAGGAAGAAAGACTGACCCGACAAAATTCCTCAGTAAGGCAATCGAAAATTTCTGCAAAAAAATTTCCGAAGAACCTTTCCGAAAATAA
- a CDS encoding helix-turn-helix domain-containing protein — MNLHPKKLFPETDNLELLSHQVVTKKDLWHFANLLLNEIKNSPREEKPAQWLKSTEVRKLLKISPGTLQNLRVNGTLNYKRIGGLIYHKYEDIQKMLDK; from the coding sequence ATGAATTTACACCCTAAGAAATTATTCCCGGAAACAGACAATCTGGAATTATTGAGTCACCAAGTCGTTACCAAAAAAGACCTCTGGCATTTTGCGAATCTATTGCTCAATGAGATCAAAAATAGCCCAAGAGAAGAAAAGCCGGCCCAATGGCTCAAATCCACCGAAGTGCGAAAACTACTCAAAATATCGCCCGGAACCCTCCAGAACCTCCGTGTCAATGGAACCTTAAACTACAAGCGTATCGGCGGTCTGATCTACCACAAATACGAGGATATCCAAAAGATGTTGGATAAATAA